The Aquificaceae bacterium DNA segment TAATCATGTGCCCCGGCTTTTCAAGAGCATATCCCTTTTTTATACTGTTTATTATGCTGTCTATTTCTTTCATACTCCTTATACCGTAAAAGCGATAAACTATGCGCCTCTTTATGGCTTGTGGCAATTTCAAAAAGGCTCTTCTGTCAAGCTCCCCTTCTTTGAAAACTTCCATAATAGCCTTTTGTGTGAGCTCTTCAAGGACTTCCTCTTCTTCTTTTAGAATCTCTTTAAGCCTTAGGAAACTCTCCTCAAGCCTTGGGTTTATCTTCTTTAGTTCTGGAATAACCTTATGCCTTATAAGGTTTCTCGCATAGCTAAGGTCGTAGTTGGTAGAATCCTCCACCCAGTTTTCCCTCTTTGACCTTACAAAGTCCTCTATCTCCTCTCTTGTCGCCAAATACAAGGGTCTGACTATGTTGCCCTTTTTCTCCTCAAAGCCTAAAAGACCTTCCCTTCCTGCACCACGTACAAGCCAAAGGAGAACAGTTTCTGCCAAGTCATTAAGATGATGAGCGGTTGCTATAAGGTCAAAGCCTTCTCTTTGCCTTACTTCCTCAAGAGCCTTGTATCTTAGCTCCCTTGCCTTAGCCTCAAGGTTTTCCCCCTCCGATTTAACTTCTATCCTCTCCACAAACACCTCAAGACCCTTCGCCTTTGCAAACTCTACACAAAAGGCTTCATCTCTATAAGACTCATCTCCTCTGAGTTGATGGTTTATATGAGCCAATGCAAGCCTTTTGAGCCTTAAAAAGTCCTTTAGCTCAAGCATACAAAGAGTAAGGGCTACAGAATCTACACCTCCAGAGAAGGCAAGAAGCAGAGAAGCTCCTTTAGGTATAAGCCCTTTTCTTCTCTGAAGCTCAACTACCTTTCTTATGAGCCTGTGGTATTTCATGTGATGAGCCTTCTTTTCACTTCCTCGTAAAAGGGGTGAGGGACACCTTCCTTGTGTAACCTCTCAAGAAGCTCAAGAGCTGACTTTTTGTCTCCTTTCCTTTCCAGGAGATAAACCATAAGCTCATAAGAGTTTATCTGTGGCAAAGTGCCACCGTTTTTGTCTTTGAGCTCCTCCTTATACTCTTGGAACAATTCCAAATCCATTCGTGCATACTTTTCCATCTTTTCAAAGTCTTTTAGCTTTTGAGAGAGCATAACAAGGTCGTTTAATATTAGATGCTTTTCGTAAGGGCTCTGGCTTAGCTCAAGGGCTTTCAAGTATAGCCATTCCGCATCCTCGTATTTTCCGTCAAGCAGGGCTGTTTGAGCAAGTGTGCCAAGAAAGGTAGCCTTCGTGTATCCAGGGTTGTTTACCTCCCCAGTATCAAAGTGCTTTGCTCTAAAGGGAAATCGCATATCCTTTATGCTTTTTAGAGAAAAGTAATACTTCACCCTCTTTTGGTCCTTTGGTTCAAGAGACTCATACCAATCCCAAAGTTCAAGGGCTTTTAGCACACCTCCCTTCTCTCTAAATATTCTAAAAACCTTACCAATCATGCCAGCTATTCACACCTTCTATAACCATCTCCCTCCTTACTTCCCTTATTTGATTGTTCTCATCCACATAAACAAGGTAAGGTCTAAAACCCTCAAGCTCCTCCCTGTCAAATAGACCATAAGAGGCTATTATCACAATATCGCCCACTGCACCCAACCTCGCAGCGGCACCG contains these protein-coding regions:
- the tilS gene encoding tRNA lysidine(34) synthetase TilS, translating into MKYHRLIRKVVELQRRKGLIPKGASLLLAFSGGVDSVALTLCMLELKDFLRLKRLALAHINHQLRGDESYRDEAFCVEFAKAKGLEVFVERIEVKSEGENLEAKARELRYKALEEVRQREGFDLIATAHHLNDLAETVLLWLVRGAGREGLLGFEEKKGNIVRPLYLATREEIEDFVRSKRENWVEDSTNYDLSYARNLIRHKVIPELKKINPRLEESFLRLKEILKEEEEVLEELTQKAIMEVFKEGELDRRAFLKLPQAIKRRIVYRFYGIRSMKEIDSIINSIKKGYALEKPGHMI